A stretch of the Fusobacterium perfoetens ATCC 29250 genome encodes the following:
- a CDS encoding YczE/YyaS/YitT family protein yields the protein MERKRVEEVKKYLRLLAGLFMCALGCIMILRSDLGLAPWDVLHQGLSKTVGITIGQASIGLGITIVFLDIVLGQPIGLGTIINFICVGLFMDLIIFLDFIPVKESYIYRFIILFIGIFFYAYGTFFYMVQGMGCGPRDGFMQILTKKTKYPVVYIKNSIELFALISGWLLGGKVGVGTFATALIMGVFLQYIFRFYKIDLKTLKHRNIKEELIHLGEVLR from the coding sequence ATGGAGAGGAAAAGAGTAGAAGAAGTAAAAAAATATTTAAGATTATTAGCTGGACTTTTTATGTGTGCTTTAGGTTGCATAATGATATTGAGGTCAGACTTAGGATTAGCTCCTTGGGATGTATTACATCAAGGGCTTTCAAAAACTGTGGGAATAACAATAGGTCAAGCAAGTATAGGACTTGGGATAACAATAGTGTTTTTGGATATAGTTTTAGGTCAACCAATAGGGCTTGGTACAATTATTAATTTTATTTGTGTAGGACTTTTTATGGACTTAATTATATTTTTAGATTTTATACCTGTAAAAGAGTCTTATATCTATAGATTTATAATTTTATTTATAGGAATATTTTTTTATGCCTACGGGACTTTTTTCTATATGGTACAAGGAATGGGTTGTGGTCCAAGAGATGGATTTATGCAAATTTTAACTAAGAAAACTAAATATCCTGTTGTATATATAAAAAATTCTATAGAGCTTTTTGCTTTAATAAGTGGTTGGCTTTTAGGAGGAAAAGTTGGAGTAGGAACTTTTGCTACAGCTCTAATAATGGGAGTGTTTTTACAATATATTTTTAGATTTTATAAAATTGATTTAAAAACTTTAAAACATAGAAATATAAAAGAGGAACTTATACATTTAGGGGAAGTTTTAAGATAA
- a CDS encoding glycosyl hydrolase family 28-related protein, giving the protein MKRDDKMQLEVNTVVELKKLNLSKGNIVKVLGYYSNYDGAEHKRIISDTDNGSGIKLDNGLYGNIICDGEVKVSWFGAKGDGVTDDTEAFKKAFNTKATVNLSRKNYIINSTLFLNKYQVLKGNGAVISTNSDVVIIKCSDNNIIENLFFENSQVQGTAIDFTNGFNNMINNVQIKNYKKGLLFGRSVGNHSGNQITNLFANKCEVGIYVDVRGEFSTFTNCTLSENQIALKIIGGNTHFVGGNICNNEIGVEIGKGENDAHGLIAATSIKHNTKYAIVVDSPNVGEFLFEGISLYYGDIYLKDCKGIYFSNSTIDTANVFEENATECKFKDINFFNRPIKNIPNYNNSFSSVLYENVRGKE; this is encoded by the coding sequence ATGAAAAGAGATGATAAAATGCAATTAGAAGTAAATACTGTTGTAGAATTAAAGAAATTAAATCTTTCAAAAGGGAATATTGTTAAAGTTTTAGGATATTATTCAAATTATGATGGAGCAGAGCATAAAAGAATAATATCTGATACAGATAATGGAAGTGGAATAAAACTAGACAATGGGCTTTATGGAAATATTATTTGTGATGGAGAGGTAAAAGTTAGTTGGTTTGGAGCTAAAGGTGATGGAGTAACAGATGATACAGAAGCTTTTAAAAAGGCATTTAATACAAAAGCTACAGTTAATCTATCAAGAAAAAATTATATTATAAATTCAACATTATTTTTAAATAAATATCAAGTTTTAAAAGGAAATGGAGCAGTAATAAGCACAAATTCAGATGTTGTAATTATAAAATGTAGTGATAATAATATTATTGAAAATTTATTTTTTGAAAATTCTCAAGTACAGGGGACAGCAATAGATTTTACCAATGGTTTTAATAATATGATTAATAATGTTCAAATAAAAAATTATAAAAAAGGATTATTATTTGGTCGTTCAGTAGGAAATCATAGTGGAAATCAGATAACAAATCTTTTTGCCAATAAGTGTGAGGTAGGAATTTATGTAGATGTCAGAGGGGAATTTTCTACTTTTACAAATTGCACTTTATCAGAAAATCAAATTGCTTTAAAAATTATTGGAGGAAACACCCATTTTGTAGGTGGAAATATTTGTAATAATGAAATTGGAGTAGAGATAGGAAAAGGAGAAAATGACGCCCATGGTTTAATTGCTGCTACTTCAATAAAACATAATACAAAATATGCAATAGTTGTGGATAGTCCTAATGTGGGAGAGTTTTTATTTGAGGGAATTAGCCTTTATTATGGAGATATTTATTTAAAAGATTGCAAGGGAATCTATTTTAGTAATTCTACAATAGATACAGCTAATGTATTTGAGGAAAATGCAACTGAGTGTAAATTTAAAGATATTAATTTCTTTAATAGACCTATTAAAAATATTCCAAATTATAATAATAGTTTTAGTTCAGTTTTATATGAAAATGTTAGAGGGAAAGAATAG
- a CDS encoding ABC transporter ATP-binding protein, which yields MLLEIKNLNKFYDDKHILKNVSFHIEEGEVYGLVGESGCGKSTTARVLTGLTSIKSGEIIFEGKKIDYKKIRGVRDIQMVFQDPNSSLNPMKDIKWILEEPFKINKCKDKKLMESKIKEMLEMANLNEDVLVKYPGELSGGQKQRIAIILALLSNPKLLIADEAVSSLDLSGQASILNFFKKLQKDLKLSYLFISHDLRVVYHMCDRIGVMRNGEIVEEGTPEEIYLNPKHDYTKALLKALPGSSDFEEALNNI from the coding sequence ATGTTATTAGAGATAAAAAATCTTAATAAATTTTATGATGACAAGCATATATTAAAAAATGTATCTTTTCATATAGAAGAGGGAGAAGTTTATGGACTTGTGGGGGAGTCTGGTTGTGGAAAATCAACAACAGCTAGAGTACTTACAGGTTTAACTTCAATTAAAAGTGGAGAAATAATTTTTGAGGGAAAGAAAATTGATTATAAAAAAATAAGAGGGGTTAGGGATATACAAATGGTATTCCAAGACCCAAACTCATCTTTAAATCCTATGAAAGATATAAAGTGGATATTAGAGGAGCCATTCAAAATAAATAAGTGTAAAGATAAAAAACTTATGGAGAGCAAAATAAAAGAGATGCTTGAAATGGCAAATCTAAATGAAGATGTATTGGTAAAATATCCTGGTGAATTAAGTGGAGGACAAAAACAAAGGATAGCAATAATTTTGGCTCTTCTTTCAAATCCAAAACTTTTGATAGCTGATGAAGCTGTTTCATCATTAGATTTATCAGGACAAGCAAGTATTTTAAACTTTTTTAAAAAGTTACAAAAGGATTTAAAATTATCATATTTATTTATTTCTCATGATTTGAGAGTAGTTTATCATATGTGTGATAGAATAGGAGTTATGAGAAATGGAGAGATAGTGGAAGAGGGAACTCCAGAAGAGATATACTTAAATCCAAAACATGATTATACTAAAGCTTTATTAAAAGCTTTACCAGGTTCTTCAGATTTTGAAGAAGCATTAAATAATATATAA